In Pseudomonas sp. FP1742, the DNA window GCCGGCATTCCGCCGTCGTCGGTCAACCAGCTGGACCTGGCTGACCTCAACACGTTGAGTTGGGCCGTCGCGAGTTTTTTCATGAGTGCGGCGTCGGCGCCATCACCGACCTGATCGCAGTCGCCTATGACCTGGCCTGGTTCTGGAAGGTTGACCCCGAACAGATGATGGCCAGGCCACTGGATGTGCTCCGCGAATCACTGGAGCACGCGCAACGGATCAATGCGATGCAGCAGGTGCAGTGATGGCAGACACAGAAACGAAAGAGAAAACCTCGGTGCTGCTCACGGGCATCGATGAACTGTCGCCCAAGCTCGGTGCCCTTCGGGCAAAAGTCGAGGGCTTCAAGAAAAATCTGGAGCAGACTGGCCTCGGCAAACTGGACATCAGCGGCTTGTTCAAGGGCGGTAGCGTGATCACGCCGTTCATGGATGCGATCAAGGCGTCCGACGCGTTCAAGGGCAAATTGACCGAGGTCAGCGAATCGGCCGAAGGCGTTGATTTACCGAAGGCGCCGGCAAGCGCTACGCAAAACATGAATGTGTTCAGTCGCTCGATGGAGCAGGTATCGATCGCGGCCAACACGGCCTTGCAGCCTGCTGTCGCGACCGTAACGGCAGGTCTTCAACCGTTGTTGGCTGGATTTGGCAGCCTGCTCGATGACAACCCGAAATTGGTCGAAGGGCTGGCGGCAGGTGCCATCGCATTTTCGGCAATGCAAACGGCCGTGACTGGCGCGACGCAAGTGTTCGATCTGATGAGCATGGTGCTCAAGACCAATCCGATCATGCTGATGGCCATGGGTATCGCCCTGGCGGCTGGTTTGATCATTGCCAACTGGGAACCGATTTCGACGTTTTTCGCCGGGCTCTGGCAAAAGGTTGTCGGTTATTGGGCGCCGATCAGCGGCGTTTTCTCGGCAATTTTTGATCAAGTAAAAGCAGTCGTGAGTGCGGGATTCGATTTCCTTAAAGCGTGGTTTGCCTGGACGCCCTACGGAATGATCCTGAACAACTGGGGGGCCGTTGTCGGTTTGTTTGCGGCGATCTGGGATCTGCTCGTGGCACTGACCGTGCCGGTAAAGGAGAAACTGCGCAGCCTGTTCGACTGGGTGCCGCTGGACGCCATTGCCGCGGCTTGGGATCAGGTGCCTGTCATTTTCTCGGGCTACTGGGAGTCGATCAAGCTTGGAGCGCAGGCGTTCTTTTCCTACCTCAGCGGGCTATTCACTTGGTCGCCCTTGGATGCACTGAGCGAAACATGGGCATCTGTGGTTCAGTTTTTCAGTGAAAAAGCGGAAAAGCTCCGGGCCATTCTGGCGCCGATCCAGGAAATGCTGGGCGGTAGCTTTGGCGGCTTTATCGCCAAAATTACCGGCAAGGTCGAAAGCTTCACCGAGGTGCAAAAGAAAACCAATGCTGAAGGCAAGGGTGAGTTTGCGCCGGCGGCGGCGTTCATCAATGCCGCTTCCGAGCCAACCTCAAACGCGCTGGCGACTCCCGGCAGTTTGCCGCTCAAGTCGTCGATGCAGCCCGGTTCTCTGACCCAAAACTCCAACACCCTGATCCAGCAAAGCGCGGCCAACAACCGCACGCAGCTCGAAGGCGGCCTGACGGTGCGCTTCGAAAACGCGCCGGCCGGGCTGCGCACCGATCAACCGCAAACCAATCAACCGGGGCTGTCGCTCAACTCGCGCATCGGCTACCGCTCACTTTCCCTGGGAGGCTCCAATGAGTTGGCGTGACCGTTTGTTGCCGGCGTCCTTTCGCGGTGTCGGTTTCTGGGTCGATCAGGCGAAAACCCCGGTCGGTAAAAAGGGCCAGTTGCACGAGTATCCGCAGCGGGACCTGCCGTTTTTCGAGAGCCTTGGCCAACAGGCGAAGATCCATGATCTGACGGCGTTCATCGTCGGCCCCGATTGCCTGGAGCAGCGCGACAAGCTGCTCAAGGCGCTGGAGCTGGGCAGTGGTGAACTGGTCCACCCATGGCTGGGGCGGCTACAAGTCAAGGTCGGCGAATGCGACATGACCCAAACCCGCCAGGACGGCGGGCTGGTGACGTTCACGCTGAAGTTTTACCCCGATGAACCGCTGCCGTTTCCGACGGCTACGGTCAGCACGCAGAAGGTGTTGCTGGTCAAAGCCGACACCTTGCTGGGTTCGGCGGTGGCGCGATTCGAAGAGGTCATGACCCGGATCCAGGCAGCGCGGATCGGTATCAACAATCTGCGCAACAGCCTGACCGGGGTGTATGACGTGATCAAGGAACAGCTCAAACCGTTGATCGAGGAGTACCGGCAGATCACCGAGCTGGTCAAAGCGGTCAAGGAGCTGCCCAAGGAAGTGGCGGCGGAATTCAAGGGATTGCTTGGCGACATCAAATCGCTCAAGGACTTCGCGAAGGAGGGTTATCGTGGCGTGATTGCCGACGTGTCCCAACAGCTCGAAGCCATCCGCAAGGCCGATGCGCCGAAGCTCACCACCGGCAAGGACACCACGGCCGCGGCTCAAGCCATGGCCGATCTGGTGCAGGACACATTGCTGGTCAAAGTGGCGCAATGGGTCGCCTCGATGCCGGTGGCGTCGACACCCGTGAAACTGACGTCGCAGCCGTCGCTGGATCATCAGACCGTGCAACCGGTCACTCGTCAGGAAGTGCCGGTCACCGACGATTTGCAGCTGTTGCAAAGGGAATTGAACGAAGCGATCCAATTGGCATTGAACAAGGCCAACCCCGCGCACTATCAGGCCATCAACGATGTTAAGCAGGCGTTGAATGCGCACCTAAAAGCCGTGGCGTCGTCCGGCGTGCGGCTGGTCAGCAAATCTTTTCAAGAGAGCTTGCCTGCCGTCGTTGTGGCCTATCGGCAATTTGCCGATGCCACGCGGGTCACGGAAGTGACTCAGCGCAACGGTATTGCCCATCCACTGTTCCTGCCGCCGAACGATGTGAAAGTCTCCAGGGAGTGAGCCATGAGCGACATGGATAACCGGGTCACCCTGACCGTCGGCGGCCTGGAATACGGTGGCTGGAAAAGCGTGGAGATCACCGCTGATCTGGAGCGCCAGTTCCGCACCTTCAAACTCAACATCACCTGGCAATGGCCGGGACAGACCGTGGACAAACGGATCCAGC includes these proteins:
- a CDS encoding phage tail protein encodes the protein MADTETKEKTSVLLTGIDELSPKLGALRAKVEGFKKNLEQTGLGKLDISGLFKGGSVITPFMDAIKASDAFKGKLTEVSESAEGVDLPKAPASATQNMNVFSRSMEQVSIAANTALQPAVATVTAGLQPLLAGFGSLLDDNPKLVEGLAAGAIAFSAMQTAVTGATQVFDLMSMVLKTNPIMLMAMGIALAAGLIIANWEPISTFFAGLWQKVVGYWAPISGVFSAIFDQVKAVVSAGFDFLKAWFAWTPYGMILNNWGAVVGLFAAIWDLLVALTVPVKEKLRSLFDWVPLDAIAAAWDQVPVIFSGYWESIKLGAQAFFSYLSGLFTWSPLDALSETWASVVQFFSEKAEKLRAILAPIQEMLGGSFGGFIAKITGKVESFTEVQKKTNAEGKGEFAPAAAFINAASEPTSNALATPGSLPLKSSMQPGSLTQNSNTLIQQSAANNRTQLEGGLTVRFENAPAGLRTDQPQTNQPGLSLNSRIGYRSLSLGGSNELA
- a CDS encoding DNA circularization protein, producing the protein MSWRDRLLPASFRGVGFWVDQAKTPVGKKGQLHEYPQRDLPFFESLGQQAKIHDLTAFIVGPDCLEQRDKLLKALELGSGELVHPWLGRLQVKVGECDMTQTRQDGGLVTFTLKFYPDEPLPFPTATVSTQKVLLVKADTLLGSAVARFEEVMTRIQAARIGINNLRNSLTGVYDVIKEQLKPLIEEYRQITELVKAVKELPKEVAAEFKGLLGDIKSLKDFAKEGYRGVIADVSQQLEAIRKADAPKLTTGKDTTAAAQAMADLVQDTLLVKVAQWVASMPVASTPVKLTSQPSLDHQTVQPVTRQEVPVTDDLQLLQRELNEAIQLALNKANPAHYQAINDVKQALNAHLKAVASSGVRLVSKSFQESLPAVVVAYRQFADATRVTEVTQRNGIAHPLFLPPNDVKVSRE